The following are encoded together in the Malaya genurostris strain Urasoe2022 chromosome 3, Malgen_1.1, whole genome shotgun sequence genome:
- the LOC131438416 gene encoding lysozyme c-1-like, whose protein sequence is MSSNQAQFIAAGLCYLLMVCAVVGEAKVFTKCALAKELGKNGISRTFYGHWICLANAESGLDTTKVTKLPNLTSSFGMFQINSKEWCREGRKGGKCNMKCEDFLDDNIADDIDCSKKIQMQYGFNAWNLWQKKCKGKELPDISKCNA, encoded by the exons ATGTCTTCAAATCAAGCACAATTTATTGCAGCCGGCCTGTGCTATTTGCTGATGGTGTGTGCCGTGGTCGGCGAAGCGAAGGTTTTCACCAAGTGTGCCCTGGCAAAGGAACTGGGCAAGAATGGTATTTCCCGCACCTTCTACGGCCActggatttgtctggcaaatgcggAGAGCGGTTTGGACACGACCAAAGTGACTAAACTGCCCAATCTCACCAGTAGCTTCGGAATGTTCCAAATCAACAGCAAGGAATGGTGCCGCGAGGGTCGTAAGGGTGGAAAGTGTAATATGAAATGTGAAG ATTTTCTGGACGATAATATTGCCGACGATATCgactgttcgaagaaaattcagATGCAGTATGGATTCAACGCCTGGAACCTTTGGCAGAAGAAGTGCAAGGGCAAGGAGCTGCCCG